A window of Thermoproteota archaeon contains these coding sequences:
- a CDS encoding ABC transporter ATP-binding protein, with the protein MILDVERVVKRFGGLVAVDNVSFSVKEGEIFGIIGPNGAGKTTLFNVITGFYKPDSGRVRFLGKDITGMRPNKLAKLGLTRTWQIVKPFLGMSVLDNVLVSIYATKGVISGISEEEAVERAEEILEFAGLLHRKDVLAEALPHGERKRLEIARALATEPKLLMLDEPAGGLTPTEMDEVMEVVRKVRESGVTVVIIEHNMRVIMNVCERIMVLNFGSKIAEGSPEEISRNEEVIKAYLGERFHVRS; encoded by the coding sequence ATGATATTGGATGTGGAGAGAGTAGTTAAGAGGTTCGGTGGGCTCGTCGCAGTGGACAATGTCAGCTTCAGCGTGAAGGAAGGAGAGATTTTCGGGATAATAGGGCCCAACGGTGCCGGTAAGACCACGCTTTTCAACGTAATAACGGGCTTCTACAAGCCAGATTCAGGCAGAGTGAGGTTCTTGGGAAAAGATATAACTGGTATGAGACCAAACAAGCTGGCTAAGCTTGGATTAACGAGAACATGGCAGATAGTGAAGCCCTTTCTAGGGATGAGCGTCTTGGACAACGTGTTAGTATCCATCTATGCGACTAAAGGTGTGATATCTGGGATTAGTGAGGAGGAAGCTGTGGAGAGGGCCGAGGAGATTTTGGAGTTCGCTGGCCTACTGCATAGAAAGGATGTACTGGCAGAAGCTCTACCTCATGGTGAGAGGAAGAGGTTGGAGATTGCCAGGGCTTTGGCTACCGAACCCAAGCTCCTTATGCTAGATGAACCGGCTGGAGGGCTCACTCCTACGGAGATGGATGAGGTTATGGAAGTGGTGAGGAAGGTGAGGGAGTCCGGGGTCACTGTGGTGATAATAGAGCACAACATGAGGGTGATAATGAATGTGTGTGAGAGGATAATGGTCCTCAACTTCGGTAGCAAAATAGCCGAGGGAAGTCCGGAGGAGATCTCGAGGAATGAAGAGGTGATAAAGGCCTATTTGGGGGAGAGATTCCATGTTAGAAGTTAG
- a CDS encoding ABC transporter ATP-binding protein, translating into MLEVREISAAYGKAIALKDISLYVGEGEIISLIGANGAGKTTTLRVITGMLKPLRGDVVFQGKSIVGMEPYQIASLGIIHVPEGRGLFPDMTVRENLEMGAFMRTDRDEVERDLEFVYSLFPVLKEREKQLAGTLSGGEQQMLAIGKGLMGGPKLLLLDEPSLGLAPLLVDRIFETISQINKEKGVTILIAEQNAYMALNISHRAYVIENGVTVMEGAGKELLGNEHVRKAYLGI; encoded by the coding sequence ATGTTAGAAGTTAGGGAGATTTCCGCCGCTTATGGGAAGGCAATCGCCCTCAAGGATATATCGCTTTACGTGGGTGAGGGGGAGATAATCTCCCTTATAGGGGCTAACGGAGCGGGGAAGACGACCACATTGAGGGTAATAACTGGGATGCTCAAACCCTTGAGAGGAGATGTGGTCTTCCAGGGAAAGAGTATAGTCGGTATGGAGCCCTATCAAATAGCCTCGTTGGGAATAATCCATGTACCTGAGGGTAGGGGTCTCTTCCCCGATATGACGGTCAGGGAGAACTTGGAAATGGGGGCTTTCATGAGGACCGATAGGGATGAGGTCGAGAGGGATTTGGAGTTCGTGTACTCGCTCTTTCCAGTGCTAAAGGAGAGGGAAAAACAGCTCGCCGGAACCCTCAGTGGTGGGGAACAGCAGATGCTTGCTATAGGTAAGGGCCTCATGGGTGGGCCCAAACTGCTACTGCTCGACGAACCCTCGTTAGGCTTGGCGCCCTTGCTAGTCGACAGGATATTCGAGACAATAAGTCAGATAAACAAGGAGAAGGGGGTCACCATACTGATCGCCGAACAGAACGCCTACATGGCATTGAACATATCTCACAGAGCTTATGTAATCGAGAACGGCGTTACTGTGATGGAAGGTGCTGGTAAAGAGCTTCTGGGAAATGAGCACGTGAGAAAGGCATATCTGGGGATATAA